A part of Fusarium graminearum PH-1 chromosome 3, whole genome shotgun sequence genomic DNA contains:
- a CDS encoding myosin regulatory light chain cdc4, whose translation MSNNKFESQASTNYKEAFALFDKRGNGRVTVDSLGDLLRACGQNPTLSEIQDLEKNVGGEFDFETFQRVLNRPGGFRDPGEPEEYCRGFQVFDKDMTGFIGVGQLKYILTNLGEKMTDEEVDELLKAVDTSSGQVNYTDLVRTILAN comes from the exons ATGTCTAACAACAAGTTTGAATCGCAGGCTTCTACCAACTACAAGGAGGCTTTTGCCCTGTTCGACAAGCGCGGAAACGGCCGTGTCACTGTTGACAGCCTCGGTGATCTTCTGCGCGCCTGTGGCCAGAACCCTACTCTTTCCGAGATTCAGGACCTCGAGAAGAACGTTGGTGGCGAAT TCGACTTCGAGACATTCCAGCGCGTCCTCAACCGCCCCGGCGGTTTCCGCGACCCTGGCGAGCCTGAGGAATACTGCCGCGGTTTCCAAGTGTTTGATAAGGATATGACGGGTTTCATCGGCGTCGGCCAGCTTAAGTACATCTTGACAAACCTGGGCGAGAAGATGACCGACGAGGAGGTCGACGAGCTCCTCAAGGCCGTCGACACCAGCTCAGGCCAGGTCAACTACACTG ACCTTGTGCGAACCATCCTCGCCAACTAA